The following proteins come from a genomic window of Rutidosis leptorrhynchoides isolate AG116_Rl617_1_P2 chromosome 10, CSIRO_AGI_Rlap_v1, whole genome shotgun sequence:
- the LOC139872075 gene encoding GDT1-like protein 4: MSLSIVQGFSKSLAMTVLSEIGDKTFFAAAILAMRHPRRYVLAGCLSSLIVMTILSAAVGYVAPNLISRTLTKHVATVLFLGFGLWSLWDAFHEGESEELAEVEAELDADLKANSRATKANDKADDEAKKKNRMFMSQFFSPIFLKAFSITFFGEWGDKSQIATIGLAAAENPLGVVLGGILGQALCQTAAVFGGKSLASQISEKFIALSGGVLFIVFGIQSFFATVES; encoded by the exons ATGAGTCTTTCAATTGTTCAA GGGTTTAGCAAGTCTCTTGCGATGACCGTGCTATCTGAAATCGGTGACAAGACATTTTTTGCAGCTGCA ATTTTGGCGATGCGTCACCCCAGACGATATGTTTTGGCTGGCTGCCTTTCATCTTTGAtt GTTATGACTATCCTGTCTGCTGCTGTTGGTTATGTTGCTCCGAACCTG ATCTCCCGAACATTAACTAAACATGTAGCCACCGTGTTGTTTTTGGGGTTCGGTTTATGGTCCTTATGGGATGCTTTTCATGAAGG TGAATCAGAAGAATTAGCTGAAGTTGAAGCAGAATTG GATGCTGATTTAAAAGCTAACAGCAGAGCAACTAAAGCAAATGACAAG GCTGATGATGAGGCTAAAAAGAAGAACAGAATGTTTATGTCTCAATTTTTCTCCCCCATCTTTTTAAAG GCATTCTCGATAACCTTCTTTGGCGAGTGGGGTGACAAAAGCCAG ATAGCTACGATTGGTTTGGCTGCAGCTGAGAACCCGCTCGGTGTTGTTCTTGGAGGGATTTT AGGGCAAGCTTTGTGTCAGACTGCTGCTGTATTTGGAGGGAAGAGCTTGGCTTCACAGATATCTGAAAAATTc ATTGCATTATCTGGCGGAGTTCTATTCATCGTCTTTGGAATCCAATCATTCTTTGCAACAGTTGAATCATGA